Below is a genomic region from Hyphomicrobium nitrativorans NL23.
GCACGAGGCCTGATTGACGTCAGACCGCACGACGGGCTCCCGGCATTGTTGCGGAATTATCCCGGCTAAATAGGGATTTATTCCCGATTTTACGCCATTTATCGTAGTTATCCGTAGGACACTTTCCCGACTGATGTCACCGCCAGTGCGCATCCCCAATTGCTGCATCAAGGCGACACCTAAAGCATGTGCTCGGGAGATTATTGAAACTTTATAGCAAAACTAACCATCCGGAGCCGTGAAAGGCACTGGGATCATTGGTAGAATTCGCGGGAGTTTGCGGATGTCTGCTGGGGGATTAACGACTTGTCCTGCCGGGAGTAGCCGGCAAGCGCGTACGGGGAGGGGTTTGAATGCCAGGACGTAGACACCTAATGCTATCGGTCATGGCTGGCGCCGTGGCGGTGATGACATCGCCCGCGCTGGCTCAAGAGGCTGCGCAGCCCGCAGAGGGCGCGTTGCCTGAAGTCGAGGTGATCCAGAAAAAGTCACCGGCACCGGCCGCCAAAAAGAAGGCTGCAGCGCCGAAGCAGGCCTCTCCGGCGCCCCAACCTCCGCCCGCATACGATTACGTCGATGCGGAGCCGGCCGCTGCGCTGGAGAACTCGCCCTACGGAGCGACCAACAGCAGCGGCGCCGCCGAGCGCGCCGCAATCGGCCCCATCTCGCCGATCAACGCCCGCACGATGCTTCCTGACGATCTGCAGGACTTCTCGGGCGCCGCAACGCGGGTGACGCGCGACGACATCGATCAGCAGCATCCCCTCACCAACCACGAGGCGCTCGCGCGCGTGCCCGGCGTGATCACCGTGACAGACGACGGCGCCGGACGCCACGGCGGCTTCGGTATCCGCGGCTCCACCTATCGCCGGTCGCGCAAAGTGCTGGTCATGGAAGACGGCCAGCCGATCAACTTCTCGACCTATATCGATTCCTCGACTCACTACACGCCGCCGATCGAGCGCGTGGAATCCATCGAGGTGATGCGCGGGCCGATCGTCAACTACGGTCCGCTCAACAACCACGGCGTCATCAACTTCCGCAACCTGTCACCCTTTGGCGCCAACGAGACCGTCGTCAAAGCCGGCATCGGCTACACGGAAGGCGTGGATAAGGACGTGAACAACTTCCGTCACGTTCATACACGCCAGAACCTCGGAAACGTCGGCGTCGTCGCTTCGTACTCGGGAGCCGATACGGGCGGATCCTGGGACAATGAGGTCCTGCGCTACAACGACTTCTATGGTGCGCTCGGCTTCCGCGGCTCCAACCAGGATCTCACGATCTCGGGCGGTTATTTCCGCCAGCGCGACAACTACGACGAATACAACTTCAACGGTAGCAAAGCCGAATTCCGCGCCAACGGGCGCAGGAAGGCCGACAACAACCCCGCCTTTACCGAAGATACGCCAGGGACCGGCATCGTCGGCATGGACGACAACGTCTACGAAGCCGATCATTATCGCCTGCAGATCGCACATAACTACTATTTCGACCGTGACACCACGCTGTCCACCCGACTTTACGGGGCCGACAGCCACCGTGTTCGTTCGTACTTTGCCGACGATGCCGCTAACGCCGTTGTTCCCACAGAGATGGAAACACGCGATCGCCATTACCAGAACGTTGGCTTCGATACGCGCGTCGAGTTCGCCAATCGCTCGCTCTTCAACGGCATGACGTACGACCTTCAAGCCGGTGTGCGCTACGAGGAGCAGTGGTTCACCAATATGAACCGCGAAGGTGGACCAGGATTGGGCATCAACAGGCCGGGCGACCTAGCCCGCAAGGAACAGCTCGACGCTCAGGCCTTTGCCGCCTTCGTCCAGGCTGCCGTGCATATTACGCCGACGTTCACCGTCACGCCCGGCGTGCGCTTCGAGAGCTATGACGTCAGCTATAGCCGCGAATTCAACAGCGGCGCACCGGTCAACAATCCGGCAACGCTTACGTCCGACCATCACGAGCTGCTGCCGATGCTCGCATTCTCATGGGAAGCAGCTCCGCGTTCGACGTTCTATGGCGGATATCATCGCGGCCTCACACCGCATATCGTGCGCGACGCAGGCGATGCAGGCGTCGACGGATGGCCTTTGGACAGCGAGATCGGCGATAACTTCGAGCTTGGCTTCCGCACGACGGCCGTGCGTGGCGTAACGCTCGATCTGGCCTACTTCCACAACCGGATCGACAACTATCAGTTCAGGGAAGCTTTCCGGGGCCCGTTCGGTTCGGCCGTCTATTCGAGCCTTGAGGAAGTCCACATCAACGGCTTCGAAATTTACGGCCGCATCGACAGCAAGCCGTTCACGGGAGGGCCCTGGAACGTCTTCGGTGAAGCCGTTTACACGTATGCCGACGCGGAGATCGAAAAGGGCGTCGACGATGCTGGCGTTTCCGTTGCCGGGAACACGGCACCGGAGGCCATG
It encodes:
- a CDS encoding TonB-dependent receptor family protein — encoded protein: MLSVMAGAVAVMTSPALAQEAAQPAEGALPEVEVIQKKSPAPAAKKKAAAPKQASPAPQPPPAYDYVDAEPAAALENSPYGATNSSGAAERAAIGPISPINARTMLPDDLQDFSGAATRVTRDDIDQQHPLTNHEALARVPGVITVTDDGAGRHGGFGIRGSTYRRSRKVLVMEDGQPINFSTYIDSSTHYTPPIERVESIEVMRGPIVNYGPLNNHGVINFRNLSPFGANETVVKAGIGYTEGVDKDVNNFRHVHTRQNLGNVGVVASYSGADTGGSWDNEVLRYNDFYGALGFRGSNQDLTISGGYFRQRDNYDEYNFNGSKAEFRANGRRKADNNPAFTEDTPGTGIVGMDDNVYEADHYRLQIAHNYYFDRDTTLSTRLYGADSHRVRSYFADDAANAVVPTEMETRDRHYQNVGFDTRVEFANRSLFNGMTYDLQAGVRYEEQWFTNMNREGGPGLGINRPGDLARKEQLDAQAFAAFVQAAVHITPTFTVTPGVRFESYDVSYSREFNSGAPVNNPATLTSDHHELLPMLAFSWEAAPRSTFYGGYHRGLTPHIVRDAGDAGVDGWPLDSEIGDNFELGFRTTAVRGVTLDLAYFHNRIDNYQFREAFRGPFGSAVYSSLEEVHINGFEIYGRIDSKPFTGGPWNVFGEAVYTYADAEIEKGVDDAGVSVAGNTAPEAMKHFANLTLGVQYRDLWDASVTYTFRDSFYMDEENTFANETDSEWLLSARANFHVTDAVTLWASGQNLTNEFYISEVSGGYKAGLGRTVMGGFTWKFD